In Amia ocellicauda isolate fAmiCal2 chromosome 5, fAmiCal2.hap1, whole genome shotgun sequence, a genomic segment contains:
- the LOC136749889 gene encoding metalloproteinase inhibitor 2: MSCTLSSFWAALVVLLLWRVEERAEACSCSPVHPQQAFCNADVVIRAKVVGGKEVDTGNDIYGNPIKRIQYEIKQIKMFKGPDRDIETVFTAPSSAVCGVTLETNGKKEYLIAGKAESDGKMHVTLCDFIVPWESMSPTQKKSLNQRYQMGCECKISRCPSIPCVINSPDECLWTDWVMEKSISGRQANHYACIKRSDGSCAWYRGVAPPKKEFLDIEDP, from the exons ATGAGTTGCACACTTAGCAGTTTCTGGGCTGCTCTCGTCGTGCTGCTGCTGTGGCGTGTGGAGGAGAGAGCGGAGGCTTGCAGCTGCTCGCCCGTTCATCCTCAACAGGCATTTTGCAACGCAGATGTAG tgATCAGGGCAAAGGTGGTCGGAGGGAAAGAAGtggatactgggaatgacatcTATGGCAATCCCATCAAGAGGATCCAGTATGAGATCAAACAGATCAAG ATGTTTAAGGGCCCAGACCGGGACATCGAAACGGTCTTCACTGCCCCATCTTCGGCTGTTTGCGGAGTGACTCTGGAAACCAACGGCAAGAAGGAGTACCTCATAGCAG GCAAGGCTGAGTCCGATGGGAAGATGCATGTGACTCTGTGTGACTTCATCGTGCCCTGGGAGTCCATGAGCCCCACACAGAAGAAGAGTCTGAACCAGCGCTACCAGATGGGCTGTGAGTGCAAG ATCTCCCGCTGTCCCTCGATCCCCTGTGTGATCAACAGCCCGGATGAATGTCTGTGGACAGACTGGGTGATGGAGAAGAGCATCAGCGGTCGCCAGGCCAACCACTATGCCTGCATCAAGCGGAGTGATGGATCCTGCGCTTGGTACCGTGGGGTGGCGCCGCCCAAGAAGGAGTTCCTGGACATTGAGGACCCATAA